From Rutidosis leptorrhynchoides isolate AG116_Rl617_1_P2 chromosome 3, CSIRO_AGI_Rlap_v1, whole genome shotgun sequence, a single genomic window includes:
- the LOC139898999 gene encoding cell division protein FtsZ homolog 2-1, chloroplastic-like has translation MATCISPLIIPLEARNSVGGLPVFGGRVNSLKMIDDKHVFTNISHKISYGPQVKCMANSHNINQFNNNSKDQFINLHPEVSMLRGEGNSNKTVINPNVTEILRETMGSGSYNEAKIKVIGVGGGGSNAVNRMIENAMKGVEFWIVNTDVQAMRMSPVFPEQRLQIGEELTRGLGAGGNPDVGMNAANESKQSIEEAVYGSDMVFVTAGMGGGTGTGGAPVIAGIAKSMGILTVGIVTTPFSFEGRRRAVQAQEGIASLRENVDTLIVIPNDKLLTAVSPSTPVTEAFNLADDILRQGVRGISDIITIPGLVNVDFADVRAIMANAGSSLMGIGTATGKTRARDAALNAIQSPLLDLGIERATGIVWNITGGSDLTLFEVNTAAEVIYDLVDPSANLIFGAVIDPSISGQVSITLIATGFKRQEESDGRTLQGGQADMAGMNRRSPAFAEGGSVEIPEFLRKKGRSRYPRA, from the exons ATGGCAACATGTATATCGCCGTTGATAATTCCTTTAGAAGCTCGAAATTCGGTTGGTGGACTACCCGTTTTCGGTGGGAGAGTAAACTCATTGAAGATGATTGATGATAAACATGTCTTTACAAATATTAGTCACAAGATTAGTTATGGGCCACAAGTTAAATGTATGGCGAATTCGCATAATATTAATCAAttcaataataatagtaaagaTCAGTTTATTAACTTGCATCCGGAAGTTTCGATGCTTAGAGGTGAAGGAAACAGCAACAAAACGGTGATTAATCCGAATGTAACCGAGATTTTGAGGGAAACAATGGGTTCTGGTAGTTATAATGAGGCTAAGATTAAAGTAATTGGTGTGGGTGGTGGTGGGTCGAATGCGGTTAATCGAATGATTGAGAATGCAATGAAGGGTGTTGAGTTTTGGATTGTGAATACTGATGTTCAAGCTATGAGAATGTCGCCCGTGTTCCCCGAACAACGGTTGCAAATCGGTGAAGAATTGACCCGCGGGCTTGGTGCGGGTGGGAACCCGGATGTGGGGATGAATGCCGCTAACGAAAGTAAGCAGTCGATTGAGGAAGCTGTTTATGGTTCTGATATGGTTTTTGTTACT GCTGGGATGGGTGGTGGAACGGGTACAGGTGGGGCCCCCGTAATTGCCGGGATTGCAAAGTCAATGGGGATATTGACTGTTGGTATTGTCACAACTCCATTCTCATTTGAGGGTCGAAGAAGAGCGGTTCAAGCACAAGAAGGAATTGCGTCTTTGCGGGAAAATGTTGACACACTTAtcgtaattccaaacgataagttATTGACTGCAGTTTCTCCTTCGACACCTGTAACCGAAGCTTTTAATCTTGCTGATGATATTCTTAGACAAGGTGTTCGTGGTATCTCAGATATAATTACG ATACCTGGACTGGTTAATGTTGATTTTGCTGATGTACGAGCCATTATGGCAAATGCAGGCTCCTCGTTAATGGGAATAGGAACTGCAACag GGAAGACAAGGGCAAGAGATGCTGCACTGAATGCGATTCAGTCGCCTTTGCTAGATCTTGGTATCGAGCGGGCTACAGGAATTGTGTGGAACATAACTGGTGGTAGTGACTTGACATTGTTTGag GTGAATACTGCAGCGGAAGTCATATACGATCTTGTGGATCCAAGTGCTAACTTAATTTTTGGAGCCGTCATTGATCCATCTATAAGTGGTCAA GTTAGCATAACTCTTATAGCAACTGGGTTCAAACGACAGGAAGAAAGTGATGGACGAACACTCCAG GGTGGTCAGGCAGATATGGCTGGAATGAATCGACGATCACCAGCCTTCGCAGAAGGTGGCTCAGTAGAAATCCCGGAGTTCTTAAGGAAAAAAGGGCGCTCACGCTACCCACGAGCTTAG